One genomic window of Candidatus Poribacteria bacterium includes the following:
- a CDS encoding amidohydrolase family protein codes for MRGDFEAYLNDSFRDENGKLNLASLLALEDEADMDVAVIMPNTQPLPQNAELGEAIRGNSRALGCALVHPTEPDPVEQVKLAAEEWGMRGIKLMPAVHNYNVDDPIVRPVVEAARDHGLIVSIHSGPNNCHPNRIGTVAGWVPETPVIMDHMGFPDDLDAAISVAKANKNISLGTTILRFHRRWGTDPDAVVPTEVKKAVDELGPEQIVFGSNLPEYRPIQVINALKRLELGDDAEALIFGENLARIYEL; via the coding sequence ATGCGAGGCGATTTTGAAGCTTATCTCAACGATTCATTTCGTGACGAAAATGGCAAACTTAACTTAGCATCGTTGCTGGCTTTAGAGGACGAAGCCGATATGGATGTTGCCGTTATCATGCCGAACACCCAACCACTCCCGCAAAACGCGGAACTTGGGGAGGCAATTCGCGGCAATTCGCGCGCTCTGGGTTGTGCCCTCGTGCACCCAACAGAACCCGATCCCGTCGAACAGGTCAAGTTGGCTGCTGAGGAGTGGGGTATGCGCGGGATTAAATTGATGCCAGCTGTCCATAACTACAATGTAGATGATCCAATCGTCCGTCCTGTCGTTGAAGCTGCACGTGACCATGGACTTATCGTCTCAATCCACTCTGGACCTAACAATTGTCATCCAAATCGGATTGGTACGGTCGCCGGTTGGGTCCCAGAAACACCGGTTATTATGGATCACATGGGGTTCCCGGACGACTTAGACGCGGCAATCTCTGTGGCAAAAGCCAACAAAAATATTTCGCTTGGCACAACGATATTGCGTTTTCATCGCCGTTGGGGAACGGATCCAGACGCGGTTGTACCAACAGAGGTCAAAAAAGCGGTTGATGAACTTGGACCTGAACAGATCGTTTTTGGTTCCAATTTGCCCGAATACCGTCCTATTCAGGTTATCAATGCCCTCAAGCGATTAGAACTCGGGGACGACGCAGAAGCACTCATTTTCGGTGAGAATCTGGCACGTATCTATGAACTTTAA